The genomic window ACCTGAAACTTACAGCACCTTCAAACATTCCCGGAGGACGTGCAGATGCGCAACTCCGTTTTGAACTTGTTGCAAATGGAAAAACAGTCAGCCGTAATCATTATGCAATGTGTATTGGCGAAAAGGGCTGGGCACTGGAACCTGCCAACTCATCCAAAGGAAAGATTTTGGTCTACCAGCCATCGGATGCTGCACGAAAACTTTTCCAGACCCTGGAAGTCAAGCCGGATGCGATATCGACGTTGAACGGGGTCAAACTCGAACGCGACGATTGTCTGCTGATGGTTGGAGCCCTCTCCGATTCGGAAGTGGAACATTTTAAATCTCTTTTGACGGCAGGAAACGGACGTGTGGTATGGATGCATCCCAAGGCACAGGCAAAAGAACTGTTTCCAAAACACATTTCCAACTATCGGAAACAGGATGGAGAAGTGGTCACCATGCTGGTAGCGGAATCCCCGGTCTTCGACGGAATTCAGGTTGGTGATCTTGCCTGGATGGGTGGGCCGAATGTCGCGCGCGTTCCCGTCTCGTCATTCGGCGGCTATCATGTGGATTGGAAGAATCCCTCGTTGACGGTGCTTGCCGAAGAGATGCGGGCGCATGGCTATCTGCAAAACCCGAGCGATAAGCTGAAGTCGTGGGTCACTCCGCTGGTCCAAATTCGGTCGGATGGAACAGCTCCGGTGCTGCTGTCTGAAATGTCCGCGGAAGCTGCTCTGACAGATCCGATTGCACTGCGCCTCTGGGCGAATGTGTTGAAAGGAAATTTCTAACATGATTGATGTCAAAAAAACAGCCGTGAATGCGGCTCCATGCAACTCGCCCGTAAAGAGATAATTGGATTAAAGGGTTATTCTTATCTGTGAAGCTAAGAGTGTACTCGAATACGAAGGTGGAATAATGACTCGCATTAAAACCAGAATATGTTTCTTGATAGCGATGTCATGGGTGCTGTCCGCAGCGACTTATGCCGGCATGGAGATCAGCGAGTTCATGGCGAAAAACGATTCTACATTTGCCAATGCTGCCGGCGAGTATTCGGACTGGGTCGAAATTCATAACGCTTCAGGCGAAGCGGTGGATCTGGCCGGGTGGTATCTGACCGATGATATTACCGACTTACGGAAATGGCAGTTTCCAAGCACTGGAAGCACGTCATCCCTTGCCGACGATGGATATCTCCTCATTTTTATGGATGATTCGGTCGATTCCATTATCGGCAATGAGCTGCATGCCGGCTTTAAGCTGGGGGCCGGTGGTGAATATCTGGCTTTAATCGAACCGGATGGAGAAACGGTTGCCTATCAGTATGCTCCGACCTATCCGGATCAAAGCGCGGAGATTTCATATGGTATTGATTCGGGAACCGGAGAACATGCCTATTTTTCTGCGCCGACGCCCGGTTCAGCCAATGGCCAGGCCATTGCTGATGTGGTGCAGTTTTCTGTCGAGAGCCATGCCTTCACCGATCCGTTCAGTCTGATCCTTTCAGTAGCGTCTCCTTCAGCAGATATCCGATATACTGTCGATGGGTCGATCCCGACGTCATCTTCGCTCCTTTACAACACACCCCTGACCATTAATTCAACCACACAAGTGCGTGCCCGCACCTTCGAATCCGGACTGGAGGACGGGGCCGTGGTCTGCGAAACCTATTATCATTTAGACGCGAGTATCGCCGGATTCTCCTCCGACCTTCCGTTGGTGGTGATTGATAATTTTGGAGCGGGCGAGGTTCCGCATCCGGACAGTCCAATCCGTCAACCGGCTCAGGTGCTGTTTTTTGAACCAAACGCGGGGACTACATCGTTAACCAACGCACCTTCCATTTCCACCAGAGCAGGCATTCGCCGGAGGGGCGAGTCCTCGTTGCGAAATACCGGCAGTAAGCCGAACCTTTCTCTTGAAACCTGGGGAACGGTCGATGAAGACAGCCGTTCGATCAAACCGTTTGGTATGCCCTCGGAGTCTGATTGGATTCTTACCGCGCCCTGGACGATCGATAAGGCAATGATGCGCAACTCGTTTATTTATGAAGTGAGTAATGAAGCCGGGCGCTATGCAGTCCGTACTCGTTTTGTGGAAGTGTTCCTCAACTATGGCGGCGGAAGTATTGCCGAGTCAGACTACTATGGCGTCTATGAGTTCATGGAAAAGATTAAGGTCGGTAAAGACCGGGTGGATATTGCGGAGTTGACAGATGCCGATAACGCTGAGCCGGAGGTCTCGGGGGGCTATATATGGAAACGTGACAAGGCGGAAAGCATCGATGATCCCAATAATTTTGCTGCCGCCGGACAAAACCTTCCAACGACGGCTGGAGATCGGGTGCTGCAATATGTGTCGCCTTCAGGGTCGGAGCTGACCGCGGTTCAAAAAGACTGGTTCACAAACCATCTCAATACCGTGGATGCCGCTATTCCTGACGGGAATTATGGGGCATTCATCGATGAGGCTTCGTTTGCGGATCACCATATTATTAACGTTTTTGCCAATAATGCGGATGGCCTTTCGGCCAGTACTTTCTACCACAAGGATCGCAACGGTCTGCTGAATATGGGGCCCATCTGGGATTTTGATCGATCGATGGGCTGTGATAATGATCTTCGGGCGAGTGATCCGGAGACCTGGAGTCTGGCCAGCGATGCGATGTATTTTTTCCATAGTGGTGGACCCTTGTGGTTTCGCGAATTCGCATTGAATGATCCCGACTTCTGGATGGTGTGGGTCGATCGATGGCAGCTTATGCGTGAAGGGCCGTTGAGCGAGGCTGCCATGACCGAACGGATCGAGCGTTACCGTTCCGAGCTTTCGAACGCCGCCGTACGGAACTACAACCGCTGGTCGGGCGTGTTGAATGCCACGAATTGGTCAGATAAGGTGGATGTCTTTAAAAATCATGTACTGACCCGCGGGCAGTGGATCGATGAACAGTTGGTTGATCCTCCAGTACTGAGTCATGATGGCGGGTTGGTTCCGTCGGGTTTCCAACTCAATATTTCGGGGCTTGATGCAAACTATTTCACGTTGGACGGTTCTGATCCGCGAGCTGCAGGGGGAAGTCCGTCGGGGACATTGTATGGTGCTCCGATCACCATTACCGAGAACTCGCTGGTGAAAGCACGTGCCTGGAACGGGCAGAATTTTGTCAATGCGCCCAGCACGTGGCCGTGGAGCGCGAAGCGCGAAGCAATATTTGTTGTGGATCCTGCGCCGTTAGCCATTACGGAAATTATGTATCATCCACGACCTCCGCTGGGAACAGCGGAACTGGCTTTTACAGCATCGGATTTTGAATTTATTGAAATTCAGAATATCAGTGCATCGGCCTGCAGTCTGGTCGGGGTACGGTTGCTGGACGGTGTGGAATTTGACTTTACCTATGGAAACAATGTTGTTCTTGGGGCAGGAGCTTACGGTTTGGTCGTCCGAAACCTTGAAGCCTTCAAAGTACGCTATGCCAACTGGGCTAGTCTGAATATTCTGGGGGAGTATGAAGGGCGCTTAAGCGATAGCACGGAGGAGGTCGAACTGGGCTATGTTCCAACCAATATGGCCAGATTGGCGATCTTCGATTATGAAGACGATTGGTACCCCTGTACCGATGGCGAAGGCTTTTCGCTGGTGTTGAAGGATGCACAATCCGCTCCCTCTTCATGGGACGCCAAAACGGCGTGGCGGCATTCCTCCGGTATTGACGGTTCTCCCGGCGAGGCTGATCCGGCAAGTGCCTATGTTCCCGGAACCGTCGTAATTAACGAGGTGTTATCGCATCAGGACGCCGATAATCCCGACGACTGGATCGAACTGCATAACACCACAGACGGCCCGATCAATATTGGTGGGTGGTTTCTGAGCGACAGTCGGGGGAATCTACAGAAATATGAAATACCTGCAGGTACGATAATTCCCGCCAACGGATATACGGTCTTTACGGAGTATAGTCATTTTGGTTCGGCCTTCGCCCTGAGCGAGCACGGCGACTCGGTTTA from Pontiella desulfatans includes these protein-coding regions:
- a CDS encoding lamin tail domain-containing protein, with protein sequence MSWVLSAATYAGMEISEFMAKNDSTFANAAGEYSDWVEIHNASGEAVDLAGWYLTDDITDLRKWQFPSTGSTSSLADDGYLLIFMDDSVDSIIGNELHAGFKLGAGGEYLALIEPDGETVAYQYAPTYPDQSAEISYGIDSGTGEHAYFSAPTPGSANGQAIADVVQFSVESHAFTDPFSLILSVASPSADIRYTVDGSIPTSSSLLYNTPLTINSTTQVRARTFESGLEDGAVVCETYYHLDASIAGFSSDLPLVVIDNFGAGEVPHPDSPIRQPAQVLFFEPNAGTTSLTNAPSISTRAGIRRRGESSLRNTGSKPNLSLETWGTVDEDSRSIKPFGMPSESDWILTAPWTIDKAMMRNSFIYEVSNEAGRYAVRTRFVEVFLNYGGGSIAESDYYGVYEFMEKIKVGKDRVDIAELTDADNAEPEVSGGYIWKRDKAESIDDPNNFAAAGQNLPTTAGDRVLQYVSPSGSELTAVQKDWFTNHLNTVDAAIPDGNYGAFIDEASFADHHIINVFANNADGLSASTFYHKDRNGLLNMGPIWDFDRSMGCDNDLRASDPETWSLASDAMYFFHSGGPLWFREFALNDPDFWMVWVDRWQLMREGPLSEAAMTERIERYRSELSNAAVRNYNRWSGVLNATNWSDKVDVFKNHVLTRGQWIDEQLVDPPVLSHDGGLVPSGFQLNISGLDANYFTLDGSDPRAAGGSPSGTLYGAPITITENSLVKARAWNGQNFVNAPSTWPWSAKREAIFVVDPAPLAITEIMYHPRPPLGTAELAFTASDFEFIEIQNISASACSLVGVRLLDGVEFDFTYGNNVVLGAGAYGLVVRNLEAFKVRYANWASLNILGEYEGRLSDSTEEVELGYVPTNMARLAIFDYEDDWYPCTDGEGFSLVLKDAQSAPSSWDAKTAWRHSSGIDGSPGEADPASAYVPGTVVINEVLSHQDADNPDDWIELHNTTDGPINIGGWFLSDSRGNLQKYEIPAGTIIPANGYTVFTEYSHFGSAFALSEHGDSVYLSSGSGGSLSEPAYRENVSFGGQERDVTFGRHVRSDGSVTFPTQAMPSMGATNSAPAVGPIGIEEIMYHPPVGGHEYIKLRNASGSTVNLYDTANPSNVWKVSGIDFKFPMGTQLDAGESLLLVRDTITPESFRPAFGVPASISILNYDGKLENDADTLVLKKPGKPETGTGYVPYIVVEEVKYNDSAPWPLEADGTGKSLGRIDLLAYANDVANWQAVGAGYIPKLYSVSVHDGSGSGTYTPGTLVPLVTSPQGQTFIRWIGNVSGVADVLNPSTFLTVPEQDITITALYSFPVTLIPAGTLWKYHDQGKDLGTAWRMPGYDDSSWTAGAAKLGYNNPDTVTVVDFGPDQDNKYPTTYFRKQFHVDDVSTIGSLTLDVLRDDGVVVYLNGAEVVRDNMPAGNVDYLTYAITTIGGAAESTFYPFEISPDALISGTNVLAVELHQKSATSSDLSLDVRLVAVQMIDRSVQDGDADGLYDAWETNYFGSTENALPAVDPDGDGFVNSNEFIAGTLPEDAESYFRIDGFDGADLSWSMVSGRIYSVDWTGHLGEPFVPVADRLEEGHYSTARDDTHSAGYYRINVRIKQD